In Chelonia mydas isolate rCheMyd1 chromosome 19, rCheMyd1.pri.v2, whole genome shotgun sequence, the following are encoded in one genomic region:
- the LOC102935703 gene encoding dolichyl-diphosphooligosaccharide--protein glycosyltransferase subunit 1-like, with product MDGVQPTYTQSMCPTTLEDYRGCWSSRQSDSWKNIWQIDADTKQQSSKILMLQELLLVVGAFYILFFTAIFYVRLNFSITKDTAAEARMKVACITEQVLTLVNKRLGLYRHFDEVVSKYKQSRDISTLNSGKKTLETEHKALTNEVASLQSKLKTEGSDMCVKVSEIQKLGSQVKELVLKSSVEAERLVVGKLKKDTYIENEKLHSNKHQELVTKIDNILDAL from the coding sequence ATGGATGGTGTGCAGCCTACCTACACTCAGTCAATGTGTCCTACAACCCTTGAGGATTATCGTGGATGCTGGAGCTCACGTCAAAGTGATAGCTGGAAAAACATTTGGCAAATTGACGCAGACACAAAGCAACAATCTTCCAAGATCCTGATGCTGCAGGAGCTTCTCTTGGTGGTTGGAGCCTTTTACATCTTGTTCTTCACAGCGATCTTCTACGTGAGGCTCAACTTTTCCATCACCAAGGATACAGCTGCTGAAGCTAGGATGAAGGTGGCCTGCATAACAGAGCAAGTTCTCACCTTGGTGAACAAGAGACTGGGCCTGTATCGCCACTTTGATGAAGTGGTGAGTAAGTACAAGCAGTCACGGGACATCTCCACTCTAAACAGTGGCAAGAAGACCTTGGAGACAGAGCATAAGGCCCTGACCAATGAAGTAGCCTCTCTGCAGTCCAAGCTGAAGACAGAAGGCTCTGACATGTGTGTTAAGGTGAGCGAGATTCAGAAGCTCGGCAGCCAAGTCAAGGAGCTGGTTCTGAAATCGTCGGTTGAGGCAGAGCGGTTGGTGGTCGGCAAGCTTAAGAAGGACACGTACATTGAGAATGAGAAGCTGCATTCCAACAAGCACCAGGAGCTGGTCACCAAAATTGACAACATCCTCGATGCACTGTAA